In Seriola aureovittata isolate HTS-2021-v1 ecotype China chromosome 24, ASM2101889v1, whole genome shotgun sequence, the following proteins share a genomic window:
- the LOC130165427 gene encoding NLR family CARD domain-containing protein 3-like, translated as METPVKLQLLHTLEALGCRELNRFQWYLQDPDLLGGFSAIKKCELENAGREKTVDLMVGAYTTENIMQVARFILKKMEMNEGKWSQVWPQDPSALAAFAAEALHKCQPKLKSNLKKKFQFVFEGIAKAGKPTLLNQIYTELYITEGGTGEVNDEHEVRQIETASRKPVRPETTIRQEDIFKASPVRDEPVKSVMTLGMAGIGKTVLIQKFTLDWAEDKDNQDIQFTFPFTFRELNVLKEQKFSLVELVHHFFTETKEAGICRFDQFQVVFIFDGLDECRLPLDFHNTEILTDVTESTSVDVLLTNLIRGKLLPSARLWITTRPAAANQIPPECVDVVTEVRGFTDPQKEEYFRKRFRDEEQASRIISHIKTSRSLHIMCHIPVFCWITATVLEEVLKTREGGELPKTMTELYIHFLVVQLKLKNIKYDGRTGTDPHWSPESRKMIESLGKLSFEQLQKGNLIFYESDLTECGIDIRAASVYSGVFTQIFKEERGLYQDKVFCFVHLSVQEFLAALHVHLTFIKSGLNLMSEEQSTSWWSQLFRKKPEPTNLYQRAVDEALQSPNGHLDLFLRFLLGLSLQTNQTLLRGLMSQTGSGSQTNQGIIQYIKRRIREISSPEKILSLIECLHELKDPSLQEEIQWYLELTKETTEEFRLCRLLQELGSRLDDELSLQRMVNQLSFGQRFLVYLFVTWNFLKYRFWAFYAFFR; from the exons ATGGAGACGCCTGTGAAGTTGCAGCTGCTGCACACTTTGGAGGCTTTGGGGTGTCGAGAACTGAACCGCTTCCAGTGGTACCTGCAGGATCCTGACTTACTGGGTGGTTTCTCTGCCATCAAAAAGTGTGAGCTGGAGaatgcagggagagagaaaacagtggatTTGATGGTCGGCGCGTACACTACTGAAAATATTATGCAGGTGGCAAGGTTCATTTTAAAGAAGATGGAAATGAATGAAG GAAAATGGTCACAAGTTTGGCCCCAAGATCCATCAGCACTTGCAGCTTTTGCAGCAG aGGCTCTTCACAAATGCCAACCTAAACTCAAAtctaacctgaagaagaagttccagtttgtgtttgaggggATCGCTAAAGCAGGAAAACCAACCCTTCTGAAccagatctacacagagctctacatcacagagggagggactggagaggtcaatgatgaacatgaggtcagacagattgaaacagcatccaggaaaccagtcagaccagaaacaaccatcagacaagaagacatctttaaagcctcaccTGTAAGAGACGAACCAGTCAAATCAGTGATGACACTGGGAATGGCTGGCATTGGGAAAACAGTCTTAATacagaagttcactctggactgggctgaagacaaagacaaccaggacatacagttcacatttccattcaccttcagagagctgaatgtgctgaaagaacaaaagttcagcttggtggaacttgttcatcacttctttactgaaaccaaagaagcaggaatctgcaggtttgatcagttccaggtcgtgttcatctttgacggtctggatgagtgtcgacttcctctggacttccacaacactgagatcctgactgatgttacagagtccacctcagtggacgtgctgctgacaaacctcatcagggggaaactgcttccctctgctcgcctctggataaccacacgacctgcagcagccaatcagatccctcctgagtgtgttgacgtggtgacagaggtcagagggttcactgacccacagaaggaggagtacttcaggaagaggttcagagatgaggagcaggccagcaggatcatctcccacatcaagacatcacgaagcctccacatcatgtgccacatcccagtcttctgctggatcactgctacagttctggaggaagtgttgaaaaccagagagggaggagagctgcccaaAACCATGACTGAGCtgtacatccacttcctggtggttcagCTAAAACTGAAGAACATCAAGTATGATGGAAGAACCGGTACAgatccacactggagtccagagagcaggaagatgattgagtctctgggaaaactgtcttttgagcagctgcagaaaggaaacttgatcttctatgaatcagacctgacagagtgtggcatcgatatcagagcagcctcagtgtactcaggagtgttcacacagatctttaaagaggagagaggcctgtaccaggacaaggtgttctgcttcgtccatctgagtgttcaggagtttctggctgctcttcatgtccatctgaccttcatcaAGTCTGGACTCAATCTGATGTCGGAAGAACAGTCCACATCCTGGTGGTCTCAACTGTTCAGAAAAAAACCTGAACCAACAAACCTCTACCAGAGAGCTGTGGACGAGGCCTTacagagtccaaatggacacctggacttgttcctccgcttcctcctgggtctttcactgcagaccaATCAGACTCTCCTACGAggtctgatgtcacagacaggaagtggctcaCAGACCAATCAGGGAATAATCCAGTACATAAAGAGAAGGATCAGAGAGATTTCATCTCCAGAGAAGATCTTAAGTCTGATCGAATGTCTGCATGAACTGAAGGATCCTTCTCTACAGGAGGAGATCCAGTGGTACCTGGAGTTAACTAAAGAGACAACAGAGGAATTCAGGCTTTG CCGTTTATTACAGGAGTTAGGCAGCAGGCTGGATGATGAACTAAGCTTGCAGCGCATGGTGAATCAGCTCTCTTTTGGACAACGCTTTCTCGT GTATCTTTTCGTCACCTGGAATTTTTTAAAGTATAggttttgggctttttatgctttttttcgatag
- the dusp27 gene encoding serine/threonine/tyrosine-interacting-like protein 2, whose amino-acid sequence MASASENGEHVDQTVPDGDEEERSVRGVQSHYLRCPSPSFSMVSESRFSTISGSDAASIFMEPIHLSSAIAAKKIINEELPPRSVRAESVPESMLETAEQLMVEDLYNRVRDMIDDRSPYNTPCVLDIQRAMVQDRLEAPINPVDEVFSNIFIAEKSVAVNKARLKRMGITHILNTAHGTGVYTGESFYAGMNIQYMGIEVDDFPDADISVHFRSTAEFLDEALLTHRGKVLVVSMMGVSRSAVVVASYLMIFQHMTIMEALTSMRKKRAINPNEGFLKQLRELNENLMEERDDDDETLSQCSVIDARTRARLFNEDGDDDDDTDKEEEQSMIGVKAQSIMMEEEEDGESVMSSVASSAAAAALRSGLIGTQNGPGGQGSTAAQEEIVLPEGEGNEDEEEGLDGMIRDWQRRNEKYQSEEWWEAQLNSDGEEEESLAGGLSKKTAEGVDADVESVTSEDVRAVKERLKRRNRRPPSDAMSTSSCMSYSDLWKQRLKEIEEQAAARYRKKEDDEGSESTATEGGKKNIDEEVESILSDTSSMYNFCQKNKEKMTPLERWRIKRIQFGWNKKDREDGEKSSVAEGEKGDGEGEAKTPSFQDVNLTAYQSWKLRQQKRFGEENTNEILEMSRGEDSATVKRRQRREEILERSKKTLEESQSMCGWEAESCVSGGTIPLSAFWAGAGVAGPPSVANDDNMSMLSGRSSVISSVSQPRSTRSAQSAVPLNPMSPVPPILPVPTVQGPGGEPMVNLASIQNWIANVVSETIKQKQDEMSLPPPSRAGSEFSYGGAGSVVSGRGVDDDRASLLSGASYSSALSQGRGRAASVLSGGGSSSISGLSGKGSALGSTLGSKKNKITTTSVPLFSLFQDQVNLGKLDAMDKEIKSGMRDKMATYEKKKILEDNKRSTMYKKKKPKEDEDEEEEERKKKEEEFLAETKKKEKPKRSYGLSGCLNLNPALEKDKNTSVDDWLESVRPPQRKMDAGPSEDPYDDLDASASEFDFSSRRASYAAGEEDEEMYGSRYRSRLREDLSSEDAEYSCNGFTQSHSYSQARRAYGASNDSDEGAESYSDFSTKRKFGHHSRYESSGTEGRSGRRAVANANEEEEDIDTFIAQTRQRIRARAAAEAEDDEVLVAWRAQQDAKSHGRSES is encoded by the exons ATGGCGTCGGCCAGTGAGAACGGGGAGCACGTGGATCAGACGGTTCCCGAcggagacgaggaggagaggagcgtCAGAGGAGTCCAGTCTCATTACCTCCGCTGCCCCTCCCCCAG tttctccATGGTATCTGAGTCCAGGTTTTCCACGATCTCAGGCTCTGACGCCGCGAGCATCTTCATGGAGCCCATCCACCTCTCCTCAGCCATCGCCGCCAAGAAGATCATCAACGAGG AGCTGCCGCCTCGAAGCGTGCGTGCCGAGTCCGTCCCGGAGTCCATGCTGGAAACCGCCGAGCAGCTGATGGTGGAGGATCTCTACAACCGGGTCAGGGACATGATCGACGACCGCAGCCCCTACAACACCCCCTGCGTGCTGGACATCCAGAGGGCCATGGTGCAGGACCGCCTGGAGGCTCCCATCAACCCAGTGGACGAGGTGTTTTCCAACATCTTCATCGCAGAGAA atCAGTCGCGGTCAACAAGGCTCGTCTGAAGCGAATGGGCATCACCCACATCCTTAACACCGCCCACGGCACAGGGGTGTACACGGGCGAGTCCTTCTACGCAGGAATGAACATCCAGTACATGGGCATCGAGGTGGACGACTTCCCCGACGCCGACATCTCAGTGCACTTCAGATCCACCGCCGAGTTCCTGGACGAGGCTCTGCTGACGCACAGAG gAAAGGTTCTTGTGGTTTCCATGATGGGCGTCAGTCGCTCTGCTGTCGTAGTGGCGTCCTACCTGATGATTTTCCAACACATGACCATCATGGAGGCCCTGACTTCCATGAGGAAGAAGCGCGCCATCAACCCCAACGAAGGCTTCCTGAAGCAGCTGCGAGAGCTCAACGAGAACCTGATGGAGGAGCGCGACGACGACGACGAAACGCTCAGCCAGTGCTCTGTGATCGACGCTCGCACTCGCGCTCGCCTCTTCAACGAAGACGGAGATGACGATGATGATACTGAtaaagaggaagagcagagtaTGATCGGGGTAAAAGCTCAGTCCAtcatgatggaggaggaggaggatggtgaAAGTGTGATGAGCAGCGTTGCTTCTTCTGCAGCCGCCGCGGCGCTCAGGAGCGGATTGATTGGCACGCAGAACGGGCCGGGCGGCCAGGGATCAACCGCTGCTCAAGAGGAGATCGTCCTACCTGAAGGCGAGGGCaacgaggacgaggaggaggggCTTGATGGTATGATCCGCGACTGGCAGAGGAGAAATGAGAAATACCAAAGTGAGGAGTGGTGGGAGGCGCAGCTCAACAGTgacggggaggaggaggagtctctTGCGGGCGGCCTATCAAAGAAGACGGCGGAAGGCGTAGATGCAGATGTGGAGAGCGTCACCAGCGAGGACGTACGAGCTGTGAAAGAGCGGCTGAAGCGTCGCAACAGACGCCCACCTTCAGACGCCATGTCCACCTCCAGCTGCATGAGCTACTCTGACCTCTGGAAACAGCGGCTGAAGGAAATCGAGGAACAAGCCGCCGCTCGCTACCGCAAGAAAGAGGACGACGAAGGCAGCGAGAGCACCGCCAcagaaggagggaagaagaacATCGATGAGGAAGTGGAGAGTATCCTCTCTGACACCAGCTCCATGTACAACTTCTGCCAGAAAAACAAGGAGAAGATGACGCCACTGGAGCGTTGGCGCATCAAGCGGATTCAGTTTGGCTGGAACAAGAAAGATCGAGAGGATGGTGAGAAGAGTTCTgtagcagagggagagaaaggagacgGCGAGGGAGAAGCAAAGACGCCATCTTTCCAAGATGTCAACCTGACGGCGTACCAGTCGTGGAAGCTGAGGCAGCAGAAGCGTTTCGGGGAGGAGAACACGAACGAGATTTTAGAGATGAGTCGAGGCGAGGACTCGGCCACGGTCAAAAGGAGGCAACGACGCGAGGAGATTCTGGAGCGTTCAAAGAAAACCTTAGAAGAAAGTCAGTCCATGTGTGGCTGGGAGGCGGAGAGCTGCGTCAGCGGGGGTACGATTCCTCTCTCCGCCTTCTGGGCTGGAGCTGGGGTCGCCGGCCCACCGAGTGTCGCCAACGATGACAACATGTCCATGCTCAGCGGCAGGTCGTCCGTCATATCCTCGGTTTCACAACCTCGTAGCACAAGATCGGCACAATCTGCAGTTCCACTCAATCCCATGTCCCCGGTTCCTCCCATCCTCCCGGTGCCCACCGTCCAGGGCCCAGGAGGCGAGCCGATGGTCAATCTGGCCAGCATTCAGAACTGGATCGCCAACGTCGTCTCTGAAACGATCAAACAGAAGCAGGACGAGATGAGTCTGCCTCCTCCGTCGCGCGCAGGATCTGAGTTTAGCTACGGCGGTGCAGGAAGTGTGGTTTCCGGCAGGGGAGTGGATGATGACCGAGCGTCCTTGTTGAGCGGCGCCTCCTACTCCAGCGCTCTGTCCCAGGGTCGTGGCAGGGCAGCATCAGTCCTCTCAGGTGGCGGGTCCAGCAGCATCTCAGGTCTCAGTGGTAAAGGTTCGGCACTGGGCTCCACCCTGGGCTCCAAGAAAAACAAGATCACCACCACCAGCGTCCCCCTCTTCAGCCTCTTCCAAGACCAGGTCAACCTGGGCAAACTGGATGCCATGGACAAGGAGATCAAGTCTGGGATGAGAGACAAGATGGCTACCTACGAAAAGAAGAAGATCTTGGAGGACAACAAACGCAGCACTATgtacaagaaaaagaaaccgaaggaggatgaagatgaggaggaggaggagagaaagaagaaagaggaggagtttcttgcagagacaaagaaaaaggagaaaccTAAGAGGAGTTACGGCCTCTCTGGGTGCCTGAATCTCAACCCAGCCCTGGAGAAAGACAAGAACACCAGCGTCGACGACTGGCTGGAAAGCGTCCGGCCTCCTCAAAGGAAGATGGACGCCGGTCCGTCAGAGGATCCCTACGATGATCTCGATGCCTCTGCTTCTGAATTTGATTTCTCGAGCCGCAGGGCGTCCTATGCTGCCGGCGAGGAAGACGAGGAAATGTACGGCTCCAGGTACAGATCAAGGTTACGTGAGGATCTGTCAAGTGAAGACGCGGAATATTCCTGCAATGGGTTCACGCAGTCCCACAGCTACAGCCAGGCGAGGAGGGCGTACGGGGCGTCCAATGACAGCGATGAGGGGGCGGAGAGCTACAGCGACTTCTCCACCAAGAGGAAGTTCGGTCACCATTCACGGTATGAGAGCAGCGGGACAGAAGGGAGGAGCGGTCGAAGGGCGGTGGCCAATGcaaacgaggaggaggaggatatcGACACCTTCATCGCCCAAACCAGGCAGAGGATCAGAGCTCGGGCGGCGGCGGAGGCCGAGGATGACGAGGTGCTCGTTGCTTGGAGAGCACAGCAAGACGCAAAGTCACACGGTCGGAGTGAATCTTAG
- the plaat1l gene encoding phospholipase A and acyltransferase 1, with protein sequence MGLKNSHPTMFPGDIVEYPRNKYFSHYAIYYGERDGVPYVAHLTCRDSDAKLPLFGRALRSEVKLDPLEMLGKKYKVSNMLDDSFSARDFHSVVKPAIDDMMGREVTFDILFHNSEHQATLFRYGVKKSEQIEKIYEYIMPAWKKLFEKKKL encoded by the exons ATGGGCCTG AAAAACTCCCACCCTACAATGTTCCCGGGGGACATCGTGGAGTACCCCAGGAACAAGTACTTCTCCCACTACGCCATTTACTACGGAGAGAGAGACGGCGTTCCCTACGTGGCTCACCTGACATGTCGAG attcAGACGCCAAGCTCCCGCTCTTTGGCCGAgctctgaggtcagaggtcaaactggATCCACTGGAGATGCTGGGGAAAAAATACAAG GTCAGCAACATGCTGGACGACTCGTTCTCGGCCAGAGACTTCCACAGCGTGGTGAAGCCGGCCATCGACGACATGATGGGCCGCGAGGTCACGTTCGACATCCTGTTTCACAACAGCGAGCACCAGGCCACGCTCTTCAGATATGGAGTCAAGAAGTCGGAGCAG ataGAGAAGATTTATGAATACATCATGCCGGCCTGGAAGAAGCTGtttgagaagaagaaactgtga
- the LOC130165649 gene encoding ermin-like: MASWWTSADMPDSLDPEDNSIVSRVLQAVGLFGDILSLEDTMEPMLSEVRGRKSPDSDEAMDEDETVNEGEDQESEDWREEEEKEQEDLQGGEKDGRIDMEKETEVDSPLQERGVSDRRRADGAGDTVLTDGEGGSVAARDQSEDVYPTSPSSDKEPDDSSLSSTDAPAPTVTHTHLASARVRLRLRDPSEEDASGETPPERHTDPGCRLENRATLMDADAQLMVSTQGNKEPGPTQNLPSTESPVMEAKEDKGDKEEGGQNCPEMNGEEDKKNDSQQPSKYKTVSYRRIRRGNTKQRIDEFEAMINL; encoded by the exons ATGGCGAGCTGGTGGACGTCCGCAGACATGCCGGACAGTCTGGACCCGGAGGACAACTCCATCGTGTCTCGGGTCCTTCAGGCGGTCGGGCTGTTCGGAGACATCCTGTCGTTAGAGGACACGATGGAGCCCATGTTGTCCGAAGTCAGAGGAAGGAAAAGTCCCGACAGTGATGAAGCAATGGACGAGGACGAGACGGtaaatgaaggagaagatcaAGAATCTGAagactggagagaggaagaagagaaagaacaggAGGATCTgcaaggaggagaaaaagatggaCGCATTGACatggagaaagaaacagaagtgGAT TCACCTCTACAAGAGCGTGGAGTCTCTGACAGGCGGCGTGCTGACGGTGCAGGTGACACGGTGCtcacagatggagagggaggttCAGTCGCTGCCAGAGACCAGAGCGAGGACGTTTATCCCACATCGCCGAGCAGCGACAAAGAGCCGGACGACTCGTCTCTGAGCAGCACAGACGCTCCAGCTCcgactgtgacacacacacacctcgccTCGGCCCGTGTCCGTCTGCGTCTGAGGGATCCATCAGAGGAGGACGCCTCCGGAGAGACTCCACCTGAGCGACACACAG ATCCAGGTTGCAGGCTGGAGAACAGAGCGACACTGATGGATGCAGATGCCCAGCTGATGGTGTCCACACAAGGCAACAAAGAGCCCGGTCCGACCCAGAACTTACCCAGCACAGAGAGCCCTGTGATGGAAGCAAAGGAGGACaaaggagacaaagaggaaggaggTCAAAACTGTCCTGAGATGAACGGCGAGGAGGACAAGAAGAACGACAGCCAGCAGCCATCCAAGTATAAAACTGTGTCCTACAGGAGGATCCGGAGAGGAAACACCAAACAGAGAATTGATGAGTTTGAGGCCATGATTAACTTGTGA
- the LOC130165434 gene encoding zinc finger protein 513-like, giving the protein MPRRKQSNPQPVKLESEDGEVVCEPGCLVLESDFLLSGELEFGDSEIMGLEREAGMTVFSLSVEDDPSAPTDSTFPAFLSCKGCGQLLGDTPLGAGLDLGVGLDLGAELYCLTCEEGLQHAASIDSPQVEESNLSDRSISSGSDRKRRSAGKTGAADDVPAKLFSCSLCAFTSRYSNHLKRHMRIHDGQKPYHCPVCPYASAQLVNLQRHARTHTGEKPYRCPQCSYACSSLGNLRRHQRMHTQERPQRREKEKRRGRRKKTSAGTEDVVSDLTLRVSQDSGYLQTLGGLGSPSAPLPVLLFPLCCRVCGLTLEEADLEGDKAEGEGEGEGEGDAGQVCRRCSLDLLSKDGSGPPLSPAVSRGSRRGQRSTKLYRCPHCPFLSHYPNHLARHAHTHSEEKPHRCPHCPYTSSHLDNLKRHMRVHTGEKPYQCPSCSYACGNLANLRRHERIHSGAKPFHCGVCGYSCNQSMNLKRHMLRHTGEKPYACAECSYTTGHWDNYKRHQRKHGHNTDSWDKHTPLNGLSWGKDTQESPSQGEEHS; this is encoded by the exons ATGCCGCGGAGAAAACAGTCCAACCCCCAGCCGGTGAAAT tggaGTCGGAGGACGGGGAGGTGGTGTGTGAGCCGGGCTGCCTGGTTTTGGAGAGCGACTTCCTGCTGAGCGGGGAGCTGGAGTTTGGAGACTCTGAGATCATGGGGCTGGAAAGAGAGGCtg GTATGACGGTCTTCTCTCTGAGCGTGGAGGACGACCCCTCGGCCCCAACAGACTCCACTTTCCCAGCGTTCCTCTCCTGTAAAGGGTGCGGTCAGCTGTTGGGAGACACGCCTCTGGGGGCGGGCTTAGATCTCG GTGTGGGTCTGGACCTGGGGGCGGAGCTTTATTGTCTAACCTGTGAGGAGGGCCTCCAGCATGCGGCCTCCATCGACTcgcctcaggtggaggagtcGAACCTGTCGGACAGATCCATCAGCAGCGGCTccgacaggaagaggaggagcgcgGGTAAGACGGGCGCCGCCGACGATGTCCCTGCTAAACTGTTCTCCTGCTCGCTGTGCGCCTTCACCTCGCGTTACTCCAACCACCTCAAACGCCACATGAGGATCCACGACGGCCAGAAGCCGTACCACTGCCCCGTCTGCCCCTACGCCTCGGCGCAGCTCGTCAACCTGCAGCGCCACGCCCGCACGCACACCGGAGAGAAGCCGTACCGCTGCCCCCAGTGCAGCTACGCCTGCAGCTCCCTGGGCAACCTGCGGAGGCACCAGCGCATGCACACGCAGGAGAGACcgcagaggagggagaaggagaaaagacgAGGGAGGCGGAAAAAAACAAGCGCTGGGACTGAAGACg TCGTGTCAGACCTCACCCTGCGGGTGTCCCAGGACTCGGGCTACCTCCAGACGCTGGGGGGCCTCGGCTCTCCCTCCGCCCCGCTCCccgtcctcctcttccccctgtGCTGCCGGGTGTGTGGCCTCACCCTGGAGGAGGCCGACCTGGAGGGCGACAAGGccgagggggagggggagggggagggggaaggCGACGCAGGACAG GTGTGTCGTCGCTGCTCGTTGGACCTGCTGTCTAAAGATGGATCCGGACCTCCCCTCAGCCCGGCCGTGTCTCGGGGATCCCGCCGGGGTCAGCGAAGCACCAAGCTGTACCGCTGCCCTCACTGCCCCTTCCTGTCGCACTACCCCAACCACCTGGCCCGCCACGCGCACACCCACTCTGAGGAGAAACCCCACCGCTGCCCCCACTGCCCCTACACCTCCTCGCACCTCGACAACCTCAAGCGCCACATGCGCGTGCACACGGGCGAGAAGCCCTACCAGTGCCCGTCGTGCAGCTACGCCTGCGGGAACCTGGCCAACCTGCGGCGACACGAGCGCATCCACTCGGGCGCCAAGCCGTTCCACTGCGGCGTCTGCGGCTACTCCTGCAACCAGAGCATGAACCTGAAGAGGCACATGCTGCGGCACACGGGTGAGAAGCCGTACGCCTGCGCCGAGTGCAGCTACACCACGGGCCACTGGGACAACTACAAACGCCACCAGAGGAAACACGGGCACAACACGGACAGCTGGGACAAACACACGCCCCTCAACGGCCTCAGCTGGGGCAAAGACACTCAGGAGAGCCCGAGTCAGGGAGAGGAACAcagttag